CCGGATAAGAAGATTATTTATTTCCTGCGCCGCTTGCCCTCTGATCCACTGTTTGTCGAACTGGATGTCGCCGGTGTCTCGGCGACTCCGGCTGCGGATACTTGGGGGAAGCGCAGTTATGAGAGTCCCTGGGATAGTCCCAAGGAAGGCGACGATGTTTTTGATGTTCATTCACGTTCGGAAGCCATAGGCCTGAACGGCATTCCTTACCGGGAGTGGTGATGATGAACCTATCCGGAACCCGCAAATTCAGAGGGTTTACCTTAATCGAACTGCTGGTGGTTATGGCGATTATCGCGACGTTGTTAAGTATTGTCGCGCCGAAGTATTTTAATTCTATCGATAAAGCCAAAGAAGCCGTGTTACGGCAGGACTTGGGTATCATGCGCAATGCCATTGATCAATTCTATTCTGACTTTGGTAAATATCCCATTGA
This portion of the Candidatus Hydrogenedentota bacterium genome encodes:
- a CDS encoding general secretion pathway protein GspG; the protein is PDKKIIYFLRRLPSDPLFVELDVAGVSATPAADTWGKRSYESPWDSPKEGDDVFDVHSRSEAIGLNGIPYREW
- a CDS encoding prepilin-type N-terminal cleavage/methylation domain-containing protein, with the protein product MMNLSGTRKFRGFTLIELLVVMAIIATLLSIVAPKYFNSIDKAKEAVLRQDLGIMRNAIDQFYSDFGKYPIDLAELVDKRYMRSVPKDPFTESDKTWIEVPPKNETESGVYDVYSGYSGRALDGSYYQE